The proteins below come from a single Miscanthus floridulus cultivar M001 chromosome 1, ASM1932011v1, whole genome shotgun sequence genomic window:
- the LOC136500295 gene encoding nicotianamine synthase 2-like has protein sequence MDAQNVEVAALVQKIAALHADIAKLPSLSPSAVVDALFTNLLVACVPPSPVDVTKLGPDAQRMREELIRLCSDAEGHLEAHYADMLAAFDNPLDHLGRFPYFSNYINLSKLEYDLLIRYVPGLAPSRIAFVGSGPLPFSSLVLAARHLPNALFDNYDRCGAANDRARKLVRADEGLRKRMSFHTADVANLTDELRKYDVVFLAALVGMAAEDKAKVVAHLGRHMADGAALVVRSAHGARGFLYPIVDPEDIRRGGFDVLAVYHLDDEVINSVIVARKIDAHAKGLQNGHAHACGAVPIVSPPCKCCKMVANALQKREEMATTELSI, from the coding sequence ATGGATGCCCAGAACGTGGAGGTTGCTGCCCTGGTGCAGAAGATCGCGGCCCTCCACGCCGACATCGCCAAGCTGCCGTCGCTGAGCCCGTCCGCCGTCGTCGACGCGCTGTTCACCAACCTCCTCGTGGCCTGCGTCCCGCCGAGCCCCGTCGACGTGACCAAGCTCGGCCCGGACGCGCAGAGGATGCGAGAGGAACTCATCCGCCTCTGCTCCGACGCCGAGGGCCACCTTGAGGCGCACTACGCCGACATGCTCGCCGCCTTCGACAACCCGCTCGATCACCTCGGCCGCTTCCCTTACTTCAGCAACTACATCAACCTGAGCAAGCTCGAGTACGACCTCCTGATCCGCTATGTCCCGGGCCTGGCGCCTTCCCGCATCGCCTTCGTCGGGTCAGGCCCCCTGCCGTTCAGCTCACTCGTGCTCGCCGCCCGCCACCTGCCGAACGCGCTGTTCGACAACTACGACCGGTGCGGCGCCGCCAATGACCGTGCCCGGAAGCTGGTCCGCGCGGACGAGGGCCTGCGCAAGCGAATGTCCTTCCACACCGCCGACGTCGCCAACCTCACGGACGAGCTCCGCAAGTACGACGTGGTCTTCCTGGCGGCGCTCGTCGGCATGGCGGCCGAGGACAAGGCTAAGGTGGTCGCGCACCTTGGCAGGCACATGGCGGACGGAGCGGCTCTCGTCGTGCGGAGCGCTCACGGGGCTCGCGGGTTCCTGTACCCGATCGTCGATCCGGAGGACATCCGGCGCGGCGGGTTCGACGTGCTTGCAGTGTACCACCTGGACGACGAGGTCATCAACTCCGTCATCGTCGCGCGTAAGATCGACGCCCACGCGAAGGGACTTCAGAATGGGCACGCGCATGCGTGCGGCGCAGTGCCGATAGTGAGCCCGCCGTGCAAGTGCTGTAAGATGGTGGCGAACGCGCTCCAGAAGAGGGAGGAGATGGCGACGACGGAGCTGTCCATCTGA